The following coding sequences are from one Asterias amurensis chromosome 8, ASM3211899v1 window:
- the LOC139940286 gene encoding metabotropic glutamate receptor-like, with protein sequence MRKTDVLTNILKILISFIGALISPSTPEKQYFSPPTGYIETFCKFGYGFLVSTFYNLMLILTCCYYAFKARRVPSNYNESKFIALSVYSTLVFGMAAVPVYITAVYTLQKVATFCLALLLNAFLTLFCVYLPKLYAIRFDVEVELCEWKASTSVSAAVSTTVPISQ encoded by the exons ATGAGA AAAACGGACGTCTTGACAAACATATTGAAG attttgatCAGTTTCATCGGAGCTCTGATCAGCCCGAGTACACCCGAGAAACAATACTTCAGCCCCCCTACCGGCTACATCGAAACCTTTTGCAAATTCGGTTACGGTTTCCTGGTATCGACATTCTACAACCTCATGTTGATCTTGACCTGTTGCTACTACGCATTCAAGGCCCGCCGGGTACCAAGCAACTACAACGAATCCAAGTTCATCGCTTTGAGTGTCTATTCCACACTGGTATTCGGCATGGCAGCGGTGCCCGTCTACATCACTGCTGTGTACACACTGCAGAAGGTAGCAACGTTCTGTCTTGCATTACTTCTGAACGCGTTCTTGACGCTCTTTTGTGTCTATCTGCCCAAACTGTACGCCATACGGTTTGATGTCGAGGTGGAACTGTGTGAGTGGAAGGCGAGCACGTCTGTTTCTGCCGCGGTCTCTACTACAGTGCCAATATCCCAGTAG